One stretch of Anabas testudineus chromosome 24, fAnaTes1.2, whole genome shotgun sequence DNA includes these proteins:
- the tmem18 gene encoding transmembrane protein 18, protein MTVQKAENISSIPIDAFSNLRITSIWTFLMSVQWSEPWLVGLLVFHVVCLCLTVVTCRYYRAQICHFLLMVALVYSAEYLNELAAMNWRSFSKFQYFDSKGMFISLIFSIPLLLNTVIIVALWVYRTFSTMTELKTLQLKRKALRQRREKND, encoded by the exons ATGACGGTCCAGAAAGCAGAGAATATCAGCTCCATACCCATCGATGCATTCAGTAATCTAAGAATAACGTCGATTTGGACATTTCTCATGTCT gTGCAGTGGTCGGAGCCGTGGCTTGTCGGTTTGTTGGtgtttcatgttgtgtgtttgtgcctaaCTGTGGTCACCTGCAGATACTACAGAGCCCAGATCTGCCACTTCCTGCTCATGG TTGCCCTGGTGTATAGTGCTGAATATCTGAATGAACTAGCTGCCATGAACTGGAG GTCATTTTCTAAGTTCCAGTACTTTGATTCCAAGGGCATGTTTATATCTTTGATCTTTTCAATTCCTCTTCTTCTTAATACTGTCATCATTGTG GCACTGTGGGTGTACAGAACCTTTTCCACTATGACTGAGCTGAAGACACTCCAGCTGAAGCGAAAGGctttgagacagaggagagagaagaatgaCTGA
- the si:dkey-119f1.1 gene encoding structural maintenance of chromosomes protein 6 gives MSKRKSSSVSENPNKRAKPVEDDEEEDENIGDCDQVDPLLSNQLQCTGEVVSDAGIVESITLKNFMCHSLLGPFAFGPNVNFVVGNNGSGKSAVLTALIVALGGNAQATNRGSSLKGFVKEGESSADVSITLRNKGRDAYKPEVYGSAITVDLRITRDGLRTYKLRGKSGQIVSSKKEELMSILDNFNIQVNNPVSVLTQEMSKYFLHSKGEGDKYKFFMKATQLEQMREDFVYIKTTKHATEDKVGQHSECLKDLKRKYLEKEDRYKSLASLDEMHTKLEELQKQMAWALVAEMEKELEPVKEKLLSDKHSTRKFDEKVDEWKNKVEEAEKKYKHIQEQLEGITQQVQEVQPKCAELKAEAQRHNTLLKSSEVTVHRCKANLRDLEKDKVQLSSRINDLKLSISQATGAESQARTESMKQIQDELEHLEHQISTLGQQIDQYQHACSRAKEEQGKMRREQEVLHRSIQANKRNLQTMESSRSNRLRRFGEHMPALLNAIQEAHRRGQFRHKPRGPLGFLISLRDPETALAIEVCLRGQLLAFTCDNYEDEKVLQGLMARLFPGGRRPTIITSQFISHVHDTRRRGVNHPEYPSVLQALEIEDPVVANCLIDQRGIESILIIKNRTDARRVMQGRNPPQNCTQAFSKDGDQIFNNRTYTAEQTRANYLSGDVEEEIRHLQREIENQNAQADRFKQQMKRLDDEIKQNESLLRRAHIEQKTAKDKARKLQLELTDLKNVEEPQSEDLRPLEEDLQEIVTKISSKRAEYDEARTQMAALKASYEKAEQQYKQHKEQINTVTEEADSIKDELSKSDQEVMKCKHHKKHYDDKRTAHLQNIKTLEANLKGKEKELETSVAKAKEICPERLEVRRTAKSLDSEINRLKVKISTQREQQGDREEVVRQYHEALENYKNMAQQMKNLNSFIKSLDSVMNHRLQVYADLRRFLSARCKYYFDSMLAQRGYTGSMTFDHKNETLSISVQPGQGNKADLSDMRSLSGGERSFSTVCFVLSLWAITEAPFRCLDEFDVYMDMVNRRISMDMMLKVAAGQRYRQFIFLTPQSMGSLPMSKIIRILRLNDPDRGQNSTQRSQDEDQ, from the exons ATGTCTAAAAGgaaaagcagctctgtgagtgAAAACCCCAACAAAAGGGCTAAGCCAGtggaggatgatgaagaggaagatgaaaatATTGGCGATTGCGACCAGGTTGATCCTTTGCTGAGTAATCAG TTGCAGTGCACTGGTGAGGTGGTCAGTGATGCAGGTATCGTGGAGAGCATCACACTGAAAAATTTCATGTGCCACTCTCTCCTTGGCCCGTTTGCTTTTGGTCCCAATGTCAACTTTGTTGTCGGCAACAATGGAA GTGGAAAGAGTGCTGTCCTGACTGCCCTTATAGTTGCCTTAGGCGGTAACGCGCAGGCCACAAACAGAGGATCATCCCTCAAGGGATTTgtgaaggaaggagagag TTCAGCTGATGTATCAATCACCCTGCGTAACAAAGGAAGGGATGCTTACAAACCTGAGGTGTATGGCTCCGCCATCACTGTCGACCTGAGAATAACACGTGACGGGTTGAGAACCTATAAACTGAGAGGCAAATCAG GTCAGATTGTTTCATCCAAAAAGGAAGAGcttatgtccatattggacaATTTTAATATTCAG gtcaaCAATCCTGTGTCAGTTCTCACTCAAGAAATGAGCAAATACTTCTTACACTCTAAAGGAGAAGGGGACAAGTATAAG TTTTTTATGAAAGCAACACAACTAGAGCAGATGAGAGAGGACTTTGTCTACATCAAAACCACCAAGCATGCTACAGAGGACAAAGTGGGCCAACACAGTGAA tgCTTGAAAGATTTGAAGCGAAAGTACCTAGAGAAAGAAGACCGCTACAAGAGCCTGGCATCGCTTGACGAAATGCACACCAAACTGGAGGAGTTGCAGAAGCAGATGGCCTGGGCTCTG GtggcagagatggagaaggagtTGGAGCCAGTGaaagagaagctgctgtcagacaAACATTCTACAAGAAAGTTTGATGAGAAGGTGGATGAATGGAAG AACAAGGTTGAGGAGGCTGAGAAGAAGTACAAGCACATCCAGGAACAGTTGGAGGGGATCACCCAGCAAGTCCAGGAGGTCCAGCCCAAATGTGCAGAGCTCAAGGCCGAGGCCCAGAGACATAATACTCTTCTCAAGTCCAGTGAG GTCACTGTCCATCGATGCAAAGCTAATCTGAGGGATCTGGAAAAGGACAAGGTTCAGCTTTCTTCAAGGATAAATGATCTCAAGTTGAG TATCAGTCAGGCTACTGGAGCGGAGAGTCAGGCCAGGACAGAAAGCATGAAGCAAATACAGGATGAGCTGGAGCACTTGGAACACCAGATTTCCACTCTGGGCCAGCAGATTGACCAGTATCAGCATGCCTGCAGTCGCGCCAAGGAAGAACAAGGAAAGATGAG gaGAGAGCAGGAAGTACTTCACAGGTCGATTCAAGCAAACAAAAGGAACCTACAGACTATGGAGAGCAGTCGCTCTAATCGACTGCGGCGCTTTGGAGAGCACATGCCCGCCCTCCTCAACGCCATCCAGGAAGCTCACAGAAGGGGCCAGTTCAGGCACAAACCCCGGGGACCTCTAG GTTTCCTTATTAGCCTTAGGGACCCAGAGACAGCTCTAGCAATAGAAGTATGTCTCAGAGGCCAACTGTTGGCCTTTACATGCGACAACTATGAAGATGAGAAGGTTCTGCAGGGTCTCATGGCCAGACTGTTCCCAGGAGGCCGCAGGCCTACCATCATTACCAGCCAGTTCATCTCACATGTCCACGATACAAGAAGGAG ggGCGTGAATCATCCCGAGTACCCCTCTGTGCTTCAAGCTTTAGAAATTGAGGACCCAGTTGTGGCCAACTGCTTGATTGATCAAAGGGGTATAGAGAGCATTCTGATCATTAAG AATCGCACAGATGCTCGGAGAGTGATGCAGGGCAGAAACCCTCCTCAGAACTGTACCCAGGCCTTCTCTAAGGACGGAGATCAGATCTTCAATAACCGTACTTACACTGCAGAGCAGACCAGAGCCAACTACCTCTCCGGAGATGTTGAGGAGGAGATaag GCACTTGCAGAGGGAAATTGAGAACCAGAACGCTCAAGCAGATCGCTTCAAGCAACAAATGAAGAGGTTGGATGACgaaatcaaacaaaatgaaagcttACTGAGAAGAGCCCACATAGAGCAGAAGACTGCTAAG GATAAAGCCAGAAAACTGCAGCTTGAGCTCACAGACCTAAAAAATGTGGAAGAGCCTCAATCAGAGGACCTCAGGCCACTG GAGGAGGATCTCCAAGAGATTGTTACCAAGATCTCGTCCAAGCGTGCCGAGTATGATGAGGCACGAACTCAGATGGCTGCGCTCAAGGCCTCCTATGAGAAGGCAGAGCAGCAGTACAAGCAGCACAAGGAGCAGATCAACACTGTCACAGAGGAAGCAGATTCGATCAAG GACGAGCTCAGTAAAAGTGATCAGGAGGTGATGAAGTGCAAGCATCACAAGAAACACTACGACGACAAGCGCACTGCACATCTCCAAAACATCAAGACTCTGGAAGCCAACCTTAAAGGCAAGGAGAAGGAACTTGAG ACATCTGTGGCCAAGGCTAAAGAGATCTGTCCAGAGCGCCTCGAAGTCCGTCGGACAGCCAAGAGTTTGGACAGTGAGATAAACCGTCTCAAGGTTAAGATCTCTACCCAGCGGGAGCAACAGGGCGACCGCGAGGAGGTTGTGCG GCAATACCATGAGGCGCTGGAGAACTACAAGAACATGGCACAGCAAATGAAGAACCTCAACAGCTTCATCAAAAGTCTGGACAGCGTTATGAACCACAGGCTCCAGGTTTACGCCGATCTCAGGAG GTTCCTCTCTGCACGCTGTAAATACTACTTTGACAGCATGCTGGCCCAGAGAGGCTACACTGGAAGCATGACCTTTGACCACAAGAACGAAACCCTCTCTATATCa GTGCAGCCAGGTCAAGGTAACAAGGCAGACTTGAGTGACATGCGCTCTCTGTCTGGAGGAGAGCGCTCTTTTTCCACTGTTTGCTTTGTCCTCTCTCTTTGGGCCATCACAGAGGCGCCGTTCCGCTGCCTTGACGAGTTCGATGTTTACATG gACATGGTTAACAGGAGGATATCAATGGACATGATGCTAAAGGTGGCTGCCGGTCAGCGCTACAGACAGTTCATTTTCCTCACACCACAGAGCATGGG ttCTCTTCCAATGAGCAAAATCATCCGCATCCTCCGTCTGAATGATCCCGACCGTGGTcaaaacagcacacaaagaAGTCAAGATGAGGACCAGTAG